The Stomoxys calcitrans chromosome 3, idStoCalc2.1, whole genome shotgun sequence genome includes a region encoding these proteins:
- the LOC106087228 gene encoding WASH complex subunit 3: MEGADLLTQDVDKTQLPPLHQKRILAFVNHFLITSCNFLNDFSLQCESKFIEIERKLQKVEAALCILEAKLASIPDVENKESQETVNVESTIPSELDDRKTDKPVNETAEIETPTVKGIPAAEHDLYKKFFKMLQVGVPLQAVQLKMQSEGMDSNILSNPQAIIPVEHTNDS, translated from the exons atggaGGGTGCAGATCTACTAACACAAGATGTTGATAAAACACAG CTTCCACCTTTGCACCAGAAAAGAATTTTGGCATTTGTTAATCATTTTCTTATTACCTCCTGTAACTTTCTTAATGATTTTTCATTGCAATGTGAAtcgaaatttattgaaattgaacGAAAACTACAAAAAGTAGAAGCAGCATTATGCATATTGGAAGCCAAG CTGGCCTCCATACCGGATGTGGAAAATAAAGAATCCCAGGAAACAGTAAATGTAGAGTCAACCATACCTAGCGAACTCGATGACAGAAAGACTGATAAACCGGTAAATGAAACTGCAGAAATTGAAACACCAACCGTCAAGGGCATTCCAGCAGCTGAACATGACttgtataaaaaattctttaaaatgctACAAGTCGGAGTGCCCTTGCAAGCAGTTCAACTGAAAATGCAATCCGAGGGTATGGATTCGAATATTCTAAG TAACCCTCAAGCCATTATACCTGTAGAACATACAAACGATAGTTGA
- the LOC106087241 gene encoding sorting nexin-20 isoform X1 yields MRAAMARRTHVSSIDVPDNPEDLDSPDSIEVGTLTIQDAETKSNQKEIWERPPRYNPEKLPEDNSPALLFEILSARIMPPDGEDLKVKRYVVYNVTVRQDTRNSMDQQPATIERRYTDFRDMFQSLKRDHPQEMANIDFPNKVLMGNFSASLIADRGLAFEELLTHIVRNSVLRNSTIFLDFLQDNELSKACQLLDERNDACISLLENTFMLLNKIFMDRSKPVLLILCRLVCACTNSPVPHPSAEKWAALALNRYETLCDIDLLPLYIPLLHTCAHLWWQKGRDQKPITERLNDMSKKGISINNNPTLMQAIHKLDPRSETI; encoded by the exons A TGCGGGCTGCaatggctagaagaacacatgtGTCATCGATAGATGTACCTGATAATCCGGAAGATTTAGATAGCCCAGATAGTATAGAGGTGGGAACACTTACAATACAAGATGCTGAGACTAAGTCCAATCAAAaag AAATCTGGGAACGTCCTCCACGCTACAATCCTGAAAAACTACCCGAGGACAATAGCCCAGCTCTGCTTTTTGAAATTCTGTCTGCGCGCATAATGCCTCCCGATGGTGAAGATTTAAAAGTGAAACGTTATGTAGTCTACAATGTCACAGTGCGCCAGGACACACGCAATTCTATGGACCAACAGCCAGCAACTATAGAAAGGCGTTACACTGATTTTCGTGATATGTTTCAAAGTCTAAAACGTGACCATCCCCAGGAAATGGCCAATATAGATTTTCCCAATAAGGTTTTAATGGGGAATTTTTCCGCATCTCTTATTGCCGATAGGGGTTTAGCCTTTGAAGAACTTTTAACTCATATAGTACGTAATTCGGTGCTGAGAAACAGTAcaatatttttggattttttgcaaGACAACGAGTTGTCAAAGGCATGTCAATTACTCGATGAGCGAAATGATGCCTGTATTTCGTTATTGGAAAATACGTTCATGctattgaataaaatttttatggatcGTTCCAAGCCAGTGTTATTGATATTATGCCGTTTGGTATGTGCCTGCACTAATTCACCCGTTCCACATCCATCAGCCGAAAAGTGGGCAGCCTTGGCATTGAATCGTTATGAGACATTGTGTGATATTGATCTCTTGCCCTTATACATACCACTTTTGCATACGTGTGCGCATTTATG GTGGCAGAAAGGCCGTGATCAGAAACCTATAACCGAACGTCTTAATGATATGTCAAAAAAAGGTATTAGCATTAACAATAATCCGACTTTAATGCAAGCTATTCACAAGTTAGATCCTCGTTCCGAaactatttaa
- the LOC106087241 gene encoding sorting nexin-20 isoform X2, whose amino-acid sequence MARRTHVSSIDVPDNPEDLDSPDSIEVGTLTIQDAETKSNQKEIWERPPRYNPEKLPEDNSPALLFEILSARIMPPDGEDLKVKRYVVYNVTVRQDTRNSMDQQPATIERRYTDFRDMFQSLKRDHPQEMANIDFPNKVLMGNFSASLIADRGLAFEELLTHIVRNSVLRNSTIFLDFLQDNELSKACQLLDERNDACISLLENTFMLLNKIFMDRSKPVLLILCRLVCACTNSPVPHPSAEKWAALALNRYETLCDIDLLPLYIPLLHTCAHLWWQKGRDQKPITERLNDMSKKGISINNNPTLMQAIHKLDPRSETI is encoded by the exons atggctagaagaacacatgtGTCATCGATAGATGTACCTGATAATCCGGAAGATTTAGATAGCCCAGATAGTATAGAGGTGGGAACACTTACAATACAAGATGCTGAGACTAAGTCCAATCAAAaag AAATCTGGGAACGTCCTCCACGCTACAATCCTGAAAAACTACCCGAGGACAATAGCCCAGCTCTGCTTTTTGAAATTCTGTCTGCGCGCATAATGCCTCCCGATGGTGAAGATTTAAAAGTGAAACGTTATGTAGTCTACAATGTCACAGTGCGCCAGGACACACGCAATTCTATGGACCAACAGCCAGCAACTATAGAAAGGCGTTACACTGATTTTCGTGATATGTTTCAAAGTCTAAAACGTGACCATCCCCAGGAAATGGCCAATATAGATTTTCCCAATAAGGTTTTAATGGGGAATTTTTCCGCATCTCTTATTGCCGATAGGGGTTTAGCCTTTGAAGAACTTTTAACTCATATAGTACGTAATTCGGTGCTGAGAAACAGTAcaatatttttggattttttgcaaGACAACGAGTTGTCAAAGGCATGTCAATTACTCGATGAGCGAAATGATGCCTGTATTTCGTTATTGGAAAATACGTTCATGctattgaataaaatttttatggatcGTTCCAAGCCAGTGTTATTGATATTATGCCGTTTGGTATGTGCCTGCACTAATTCACCCGTTCCACATCCATCAGCCGAAAAGTGGGCAGCCTTGGCATTGAATCGTTATGAGACATTGTGTGATATTGATCTCTTGCCCTTATACATACCACTTTTGCATACGTGTGCGCATTTATG GTGGCAGAAAGGCCGTGATCAGAAACCTATAACCGAACGTCTTAATGATATGTCAAAAAAAGGTATTAGCATTAACAATAATCCGACTTTAATGCAAGCTATTCACAAGTTAGATCCTCGTTCCGAaactatttaa
- the LOC106087220 gene encoding probable DNA replication complex GINS protein PSF2, with product MEPCVIEFIGEKSIIGVIPNFSFDPLHLISGSVGPFRAGMPVHVPLWLGIHLRKQQKCRIVPPEWMDMDLLEEIKEEEKRSKFFTKMPSEHYMVEAQLIMSTAPDDVPRCEEIRTIIKDIFDIRESKLRTSIDAFIKGEGTYAKLDNLTLLEMHSVRPILPHSLDHIARYQRTAVATHTSMSGINSSTLNSSSFSTQ from the exons ATGGAACCTTGTGTTATAGAATTTATTGGGGAGAAATCAATCATAGGGGTAATACCAAACTTTTCCTTTGATCCTTTGCACTTGATATCAGGCAGTGTGGGACCGTTCCGAGCCGGTATGCCTGTCCATGTACCCCTCTGGTTGGGGATACATTTGCGTAAGCAACAGAAATGCCGCATAGTGCCTCCCGAATGGATGGATATGGATCTGTTGGAGGAAATTAAAGAAGAGGAAAAACGTTCCAA ATTCTTTACGAAAATGCCCAGTGAGCATTACATGGTTGAGGCTCAACTTATAATGAGCACAGCTCCTGATGATGTGCCACGTTGTGAAGAAATCCGTACAATTATAAAGGATATATTCGATATACGTGAATCAAAACTACGAACATCTATAGATGCTTTCATCAAGGGCGAAGGCACTtatgccaaattggataatttgaCTTTATTAGAAATGCACAGTGTTCGTCCAATTTTACCGCACTCCTTGGATCATATAGCTCGTTATCAGCGTACAGCAGTAGCGACTCACACTTCCATGTCAGGCATAAATTCAAGTACTTTGAATTCCAGCTCGTTTTCAACACAGTAA
- the LOC106087240 gene encoding vacuolar protein sorting-associated protein 53 homolog, with the protein MSAPEAPLEPVSKASQENGSKIHFTKEVKQVIDKVLKSDDPMDAPDFNCVDYINQLFPNEQSLATIDETIQRMQCEVSLIDDNIRSVVRGQTNTGQDGQMALYEAQKVISTLYDHIIDVKTRAEKTEEMVKEITRDIKQLDCAKRNLTSAITTLNHLHMLVGGIESLEKLIEKRLYGEILNPLQAITEVNQHFQQYSDIEEIKNLSQSVDRIQVTLAQQITEDFKEAFLAKPNAGHQRLGLNQLADACKVVSVLDPKVKKELLKWFIAQQLEEYLHLFHENQDIAWLDKIDKRYAWLKRHLLDFEDKFGAVFPLDWEVSERITVEFCRLTREQLSQIMAKRTNEIDVRLLLFAINKTQAFEQLLSKRFTGVTLGHSNNTADKLTTPALAESSQGDGSGVINPALVVFHDQIGSCFKAHLDIYIKSIDRNLTELIEKFVEQAKEPLKVAEAKTTVYPSSADLFVFYKKCMVQCNQLSNEQPMYELAMVFKKYLREYASKVLEFSIPKLLTTSTSIGKSMSLLTRDMQNLSTAAGQVIHNFLKEGDAQRFSRDDLIRICCVLTTAEYCLETVQQLEEKLKEKVAPAYVNKVDMSEEKDVFHRIISSCIQLLVQDLEAGCEPSLQAMAKVQWQNINNVGDQSPFISSMCANFKQTVPILRDNLATSRKYFTQFCHKFVNVFIPKFINVLYKCKLTLSDGSNNVLGCEQLLLDTHSLKTALLDLPSIGSSVNRKAPTSFTKVVVKDMTRAEMIIKVVMTPVQPPAHFTQQVLKLLPDITIAEYQKILDMKAVKRVDQLQLIDIFKRTASTAAFASESTETTEINLDSNAAAGGELNTDSNLIADATSTENVTQVAVSAPSSSAIGSTSTPKRAFIFSVGSFTGGGSSADKSADGSTPAGGDRGRIRKLENLLKKRLP; encoded by the exons ATGAGTGCTCCTGAGGCGCCTTTGGAACCCGTTTCCAAGGCTTCTCAAGAGAATGGCAGTAAAATACACTTTACCAAGGAGGTGAAGCAAGTCATTGATAAG GTTTTAAAGTCCGATGATCCTATGGATGCACCTGATTTCAATTGCGTTGACTATATAAATCAATTATTTCCCAATGAGCAATCCCTAGCCACTATAGATGAGACCATTCAAAGAATGCAATGTGAAGTCTCACTCATTGATGACAACATACGTTCGGTGGTACGTGGTCAGACCAATACCGGACAAGATGGCCAGATGGCCTTATATGAGGCACAAAAAGTTATTTCAACTCTTTATGATCACATCATTGATGTGAAAACAAGAGCTGAGAAAACCGAAGAAATGGTCAAAGAAATCACACGAGACATCAAACAATTGGATTGTGCCAAACGTAATCTGACCTCGGCCATTACTACTTTGAATCATTTGCATATGCTAGTAGGTGGTATCGAAAGTTTGGAAAAGTTAATTGAAAAACGATTATATGGGGAGATTCTAAACCCCTTGCAAGCCATAACCGAAGTCAACCAACACTTTCAACAATATTCAGATATTGAAGAAATTAAGAATCTATCGCAAAGTGTCGACCGTATACAGGTCACGCTGGCCCAACAAATAACAGAAGATTTCAAAGAGGCCTTTTTAGCCAAACCGAATGCGGGACATCAGCGTTTGGGTTTGAATCAATTGGCAGATGCATGCAAAGTGGTATCAGTTTTAGATCCCAAAGTTAAAAAGGAGCTACTGAAGTGGTTCATAGCGCAGCAATTAGAGGAATATCTGCATCTCTTCCATGAAAATCAAGACATAGCATGGCTAGATAAAATTGATAAACGCTATGCTTGGCTAAAACGACATTTACTTGACTTCGAAGACAAATTTGGAGCCGTTTTTCCTTTGGACTGGGAAGTATCCGAACGCATAACTGTAGAATTTTGTCGCCTGACACGCGAACAGTTGTCTCAAATCATGGCCAAGAGGACAAATGAAATTGATGTAAGGCTCTTGTTATTCGCCATCAATAAGACACAGGCCTTTGAACAATTGCTATCGAAGAGATTTACTGGTGTCACTTTGGGTCATAGTAATAACACCGCAGATAAGCTTACCACACCAGCATTAGCGGAGTCATCACAAGGTGATGGCAGTGGGGTCATAAATCCGGCTTTGGTGGTGTTTCATGATCAAATAGGAAGTTGTTTCAAGGCTCATCTGGATATCTACATCAAGAGTATAGATCGAAATTTGACCGAACTTATAGAGAAATTTGTGGAACAAGCTAAGGAACCTCTTAAAGTTGCCGAGGCCAAAACTACAGTGTATCCTAG CTCTGCAGATCTTTttgttttctacaaaaaatgcATGGTGCAATGTAATCAACTTAGTAATGAACAGCCCATGTATGAATTGGCAATGGTTTTCAAGAAATATTTACGAGAATATGCCAGCAAAGTTTTGGAGTTTAGCATACCGAAATTGTTAACTACATCCACTTCGATTG gCAAAAGCATGTCGCTTCTCACACGGGATATGCAAAATCTCTCAACGGCTGCTGGACAAGTGATACATAACTTCTTGAAAGAGGGTGATGCCCAACGCTTCTCCAGAGATGATCTAATACGCATATGTTGTGTATTGACCACAGCTGAATATTGCCTGGAAACGGTACAACAATTGGAAGAGAAACTTAAGGAAAAAGTTGCTCCCGCATATGTCAACAAAGTGGATATGTCAGAGGAGAAAGATGTCTTCCATCG GATTATTTCAAGTTGCATACAATTATTAGTACAAGATCTGGAAGCAGGCTGTGAGCCCAGTTTACAGGCCATGGCTAAGGTTCAATGGCAAAACATAAACAATGTGGGTGATCAAAGTCCCTTTATATCGAGCATGTGTGCCAATTTTAAGCAAACTGTACCCATACTTCGTGATAACTTGGCCACTTCGCGTAAATATTTCACCCAGTTCTGTCACAAATTTGTCAATGTTTTCATACCGAAATTCATCAATGTTTTATACAAATGCAAGTTGACTTTATCCGATGGCTCGAATAATGTCTTGGGCTGTGAACAATTGCTGCTTGATACCCACAGTCTGAAGACCGCTCTTCTTGATTTGCCATCCATTGGTTCAAGTGTGAATCGCAAGGCTCCCACATCCTTTACCAAGGTGGTGGTCAAAGACATGACACGTGCTGAAATGATTATAAAAGTGGTCATGACACCGGTACAACCACCAGCTCATTTCACGCAACAGGTGCTAAAACTATTACCCGACATAACAATAGCGGAATATCAAAAGATTTTAGATATGAAAGCTGTTAAACGTGTCGATCAATTGCAGTTGATAGACATATTTAAACGAACTGCCTCCACAGCGGCGTTTGCTTCGGAAAGTACTGAAACAACGGAGATAAACTTGGATTCGAATGCGGCAGCTGGTGGTGAATTGAATACGGATAGTAATTTAATAGCTGATGCAACCTCTACAGAAAATGTGACGCAAGTTGCTGTCTCTGCACCATCTTCTTCCGCCATAGGCTCTACTTCAACACCTAAACGTGCCTTCATATTTAGTGTTGGCAGTTTTACCGGTGGTGGCAGTAGTGCCGATAAATCCGCAGATGGTTCAACCCCAGCGGGAGGAGATAGAGGTCGCATACGAAAATTGGAAAATCTTTTAAAGAAGAGATTGCCATAG